ctgATACCTGTCCCTCAACATACTGGATAACATTATTTCCATTACACAGATTATACAAACCATTTACTTAATGTACATAATTTCACGCAAAAATCAGGTAATGGTTTCAGCACCACACTTGTCACATCAGCCTGTGTTTGCCAGTCAATTAGTTTTGGTCCATCCTTTTGATTTAGATTTTTAACAATGTACTAGACACTAATTTTTCTTATAAATTTCCGCCATCTGAGTACAATGAGAAGCAAGGTAACTGTCATTCGTCAAATAAGCCTTTGAATAGAAACATATTATTGCTTCCATGGTCTGATGTCTCAACAAGCATACAGCACTAGCACATGAAACTTCATTGACAAAGTATTTTAATGAGATTTGATTGATGAGGTAACATTCAAGCAGCCTTCACATGGGTAACTAAAGTGTGAACATTGCAACAagtcaccaccaacaccaatttCAGACTTTTCCAACATGTCAAGAAATCAGATCAGTCTTTATTCTCAAGCTATACTCAAGCCTTACAATGACTGAGCTAAAGTGAGTTGTGCTGAACACTGcttcatttcagtcatatcgtgtcAGAGGGATGAGGAAGGACAGCAAGAAAGACCTGTTTACCACTCATTACGTATGAGCCGACAACCAAGTACAACAACTGTCATATCTGCATAAGAACACATGAGAGGGATAACTCTCCATAATGAGTCACTTGGGTTctttgccacttttagcaatattccagcaatataacagcagaagacaccaaaaatgggcgtcacaaactgtacccatgtctggaatcaaacctggatcttccgcatgacaagcaaacactttaaccactatgctatccCATGGCCCCCAACTCTCCATAGAGAACTGTCACAAAAGTGACCAACTTGTAACCCTCTTGACTCTCAAGGTTATGAGAAGTTGTAAACAATCTATTGCAAGGATCAAATACAGAATCAGGACTATGGATGTCGTGGGACAAGGTTGATGCAAAACAAAACTAGAGAGTATGACATTCTGCTAAAGAGAAAAGAAGTTTGGCAAAAGGCAGTTTGATCATGAGATAAAAATAAGCAAATTTGTCCAAAACAGCAGTCCTACAGACTAAAAAATATAATCTACTATATATTGTCATGAACAATGACAATCGATGGAGGTTGATGATGAAGCTATGATGTTTCCACTTCAAGGTCTGCAGCCAGTTCATTGAGCAAGCCGATATCCGTATCTCATCAGCattaataaactgaaaacaGTGGAATTATACTTACTGAGGGTATGATATACCATTCACAAAATGTAGTTTTcattttgcaagcataccactagccactaccaatgcatatgagagaAAGTAATATGTATCAATACAGATGGAACATTTCAAAAGGAATTGAATGAAATGTCAGTTTTTCCCTTTATTTACCTTTATCCTTTGTTTCCTCCTtcaatcatttgcattttatcaaccttgcaaatccaatatcccctactttttgttaAATGGTATATGTGGCCACTGTAATGAGGGGGAGACAATTATTCATCACCTATCTTTTCATTGTGATCACTGTggttaaaaatataaacatttgtcTGAGATTCTAATGTAAAGATGGCTGAAAATGCTACAGCAATGGTCttccaggagtgagtgagtatgaaaCCAACAAAAATCACTAAAGCTGCATTAAATCATCACTTATTTAATACTTTCAAAAGGTTTTTACCTCAGAGATGCTACCATCCCTGCTGGCATGAACTTGCCAGAGCTGATAAACCTGTAGCCCATGACCCCAGTCAATAGCGCACTTGTGGCTGAAACACAATTTCACCATTTAAAACAGAATCAGATGAATGCTAGCTGACAGCTGGTAACACATTCGTGATTAAAGTCTCCAATAGTCTGAATGTTGTACAGAAGCTTTTCAATAGTTTCCCATTCAAGTTCTTCCTCCAACAGCTTCATTGTTCTCCGACAGTAATGTTTATTTCCTAGCTGACAATCATCTCACACGTTATACTGACTCTGATTCTgagctgtggtctgtaaatgatcgagcctggatcagacagcatgagcatcaacctgcacAGCTGAGAAtagatgacgtgtcaacgagcttgaccactcaatcctaacagtcgcctcttaggacaagcacagtcgcctttagtggtaagcatgcgttgctgaagacctatcctaccccagatcttcactggtctttTGTACCGTGGAAGTTTCAGTTACGGTAATTAAAGACATAAACAGGATCATGACAAAGGATTATGACTTACCAAGGGATAATGATACGTTTTTAGGATCATTTGTTGTCTGGTAGGCTCCAACACCCATCACAGCTCCACAGGCCACACCCATAGCCAAAGAGGGCACACTCCCTGTGAAGCATAACATCACCAACAGAATTCAGTTTGGGATATACACAGTCTCATTACAATCGGATCACATTACGCTCTTTACTAAAACATTTCAAGATGCACGCTTAAATAAGGGTTGTGGTGTAGTCTTGTGGTTCAAGTGTCTGTTTGGTGCACCAAAGACCCAGACTTACATTTGAACCCCAGTCATGGATACCCCTTGCTGTGACtaacattgctagaatattgcttaaagtggcaaACACTGAAACCCACACTCTAATATTCATAAATGCAAACAGTCAGCGATTTACCTAAAGAAGAGAAAGATGCCTTTAACGGACTCAAACTTTGTCTCTAATCCCTGCATACTgtaatacaaataataatatGTTTACCGTGTCAGATATAGATATGTATATTCTAAAATGAATACTAATAACAATTCAAAAAGAGGTCCTTTTGTATCAGTAGCTGCTACAGTGGGTATGTGGACGGCAAATCAGTTGTTTCAATCAGCGGTGGACAGAGTGACTTGAAATTTGATATTCAGTAATTCATGTGACAGCTGGCAGCTTAGTAATAACAACTCCTATGCACTGAATATTCAAATGCAGAGACCTGTTTTCAGTTTGGTTCAGAAATTACAGACCCTCTTTATTCAGACTCAGTTCATACATgcaattacagtggaagctgtctaattcggactcGACTGGGACCAACTTTTATGTCCAAATTACAAGGAGTCTGAATTAGACTGGTGAGAgtcaagagttagctcccttcaTCAGGAGATACAAATGCTCGGTACTTTTATGATGAAAGACAACTACCatggtgtaacatgttttcgggGTAATAGGGGTAATGATCATCAACTGTATTGCGTATCAGTAGATAATCAAAATCTGTaattctgtaaataaatatcacCTCATCTTTTATAAATTTATAGTTAGAATGTTCTGTCGTCCGCTGGTTTCCAATGCAACATACATTTTGTGTCTGTCCACAAGCACGAGCGCTAGGAGTGACATACCATGTTTTCGTGTTACTCGCTATGTcgccattttgtcactgatgagaaATAACAGGAGTGTCgtcttttttatgacaaaattgCATGATATCAaaatgacactgagtgagtcgtgtcagcttgctgaactgTTTTGTTATTTCCTTTGGTTAAttggttatcatcacacctgataATCCGTTTGAATCCGCAACTACAAAGCACTTCCGTTTCAGGCAATCCCGCTAGTCCAAGTTAATTAGcgatgttttcatagtaaattacCTTGAAGGATGGAGATTTCAGTCCGATATCCGAGTTACATGAAGTCCGAATTAGTTAGCCgatatgtaatgataacttagTTAACTTCTGCCGGGACCAACAATTCAGTTCGAATTATATAGAAAACCGAGTTACTGAGGGTCCGagtaagacagcttccactgtagattATTCACTACCCCAGTCAAATTGAAAACACAAATTCAATGTTTGATGATAAATGTTAAAAGTAAACAGAACCTGTATTGTTATTTAATTTGTCCTTAATGCTGGTGTCTGGATTAACTTGGCGTAAATTGGAGTAAGTTCCATAAGGTTGGTCCAAACTGATTTATACCATTCTGTTTTAAGCAGTTTCAGTACTCAATTATTTGAGATTTTCAGAGAATCCTGCTGACAACTTGTCTGTGGAGTAGCATCATGTCCTAATTGAAGAACCCTGATCAAAGACAACTCTGATATGTATAGTTTCTTTAAACTTGCTCGGTAAGAGTTCCTCCAattcccccatcccaaataatatttattaattGATATACactagaattattaacaaaacctaacacaacaattactataactctcacaaaaataactcaAACACGAGTCAAAGCCCCCCAATTAAGTACAATATATAGGTTCCACTTAGTGTTACCTCTGATAATCTCAGGAAGAAAGAATATTGGGGAatggaaggaactctttccctTTCTTACTCCGTTTGGCAAAATGATTGTTATCTCCTACATCGTATGTGCGCCATTGAGTTTGCAAATGGTATGTGAGATCCCACAAATACTGCACTGAAGCCTTTCAAGTTACACATGGCTACTAATGACGGATATTGAAATGCACTTATTTCATTCTTTATGCATACATTAAAAGTATCCCATCCAAACGTTTATGCAAACTATGCCTATGCATCCTAATATACGACCCCACACCTGAAATCCCATCTCTTGAAAGTTCTACATTTTGAACTCGTAAACATTTCCACATCACTTGATGAATGAAACTGGTGACCCCTCTGTACAAGAACAGATGTTGTCAGTTCACCAAATTCACTTGTATGTGACTTTGTACACATATGGCAAAATAAGCTATAGCATTTACCTGCTTTCACATATCCTAAGATTCCACCTGCAGCAATAGTCGCAGCATAAGCAAAACTAATGATGTCGATCGCCATCTTGCCAGCAGGTAATTGGTGGCGAAGTTATACCTACAACTAATGTTCGTAATATATGTTTTGTGTTCCTAACTTAACGATGGAGCTACAATTACACTACGTATCACGGCATAATACAATAAGGGCATgtaaatgttgatatgataagtatcctaaattcaaaatttgcaatttacatgtatatgtaaacgAAACTCCACTAATGTAATAGGATCAGTTGTAGGGCAAATATTATCGTGGAAATAAAAATGGCAGCTCCCATGTCGGCAGCATTTCCAGTGATAACAAAACAGGTATCCACATACTTGATTGGATTGTATCATTCCCTGTGTCATTACTTACGTCCTTTCGCCGTCTTTCCTTGTTTGCGCCTTTTTACACCGTTAGGAAAGATACCTGTTGTGAAGGTCCGGTAATTATCTCGGGCTGTCGTGAACGTTTGCAACGTAATATGAATTGAGTTAATTCTATTGACGAAATAAaagtatgtcagtgttgtgtgtgtctttgggTCATGCATTAGAAATGTCGGTCTTCATCTAGTAGCACGTACTTGTTGTAAGATTtgactaaagggatcgagtggtcaggcttgatgacttggttgactcatgttaTCGTAGGATTCTATTCGGGCTCAAAGtaatgctcatgacatcagtcactggattgtattgtcggattatttacagactactgtcATATATTTGGAACATAGCAGAGGGCAATGCTAAATAACAAAGAAATGATTCTCAAACCCTAGTAATAGAGCTGCCCAAACCAGCATCACAAACCCAGGCGCTTTGCAGAGTTCCCTGGCTTCAGTTGTGGcttttaaaatggaaaaaaatgtccttggatgggtgactgtgtCTGGCggtttgactcctgagagtttctaggactacAGTCCTGGgccacaacaaagcacatgggaaacatgtggtctcaccttaggcaaatgagtttgttcaaattttccTCTGTTCAcctagcagaaaatgggtacccggtgagatataAGTCTTTAACCTTCTACCGGTGAGATATAAGTCTATAACCGTCTAGTGCCtaagaggcagcttgggttatccgggataATGATAGTGAGtaactagtcagatggatactaggcgctatgtaagtgaattattatcattatcattaatcACCCGAACCAGCCCTAAGCCAGGCCCCTGGATATTTAACCCAAATCAACCCCGCACCCCAACCAGCCCCTTGGTAATGGTAACGATGGTTATGATAACTGTAATAGACAAAGATTACAATTTagttctttttgtataaatcatagacatttgtttttgtataaattattaatatttttttttgatGGCAGATCTGTATAATTTTACAAAGGACAAGGTTTTGAAAACAGGCAAAATTGCCTAGATTAATGCCTCTCCCCACATAATATTGAACATACACACTCAGACATCACACGTTAATTAAGGAAATCATCCAGATTGATGATGATGGGTACCAAGCAAAGTTTCCTGGACTTCGATTGATAATAATAGTACAGACTTAATAAGGTTGTTAAATATTGGTTTTAGATTTTATATATAGTGAATCAATTTGTTACTTGAATATAATTACAGACTGATGTTGCTAGGTTCTTGCCTTCAATGTCATTAAAACGGCTGTGACTGTGCATAATAGTTTTGATGTCAAATCCTTTGGCATAAAAGTATTTGCTTAGTCTCAAGTATTAAATCGAGGACATACCAGAAAATAATGTAATGGGTCCTCTGTGGACTAGCCACAAGGGCAGGAGGGGTTTTCAGCTAAAACATAGACACAGTTGACAATTCAATTAGTTAAAGATATCATTTAagttattatatatatacagacataaagATTTCAATTAATTGGTTATATGCATACAGACAGAAAGATTTCAATTAATGCATTGTATACATACGGACAAAAAGATGTAAAGTAATTTATTTCTTTTATAAGAATATACACAAAGTGAAGATGACAGTATACGGTACAGCTGACATTGAGTGAACACAATCAGTGTCAATTAATATAACATGTAAATTAATTTTGCACACAATAATCCaaacatacaacacaatcaGTCAAGTAAGAGCATATGCTTAAGACAACATGTACATTAATTCGCTCACTATAATCCgttcaaagaaatatataaCAACACATTCGCTTTAATCGCTCAATGAGATGTGTCAAAATAACAGTTTAATATTTGGAGCTgaagaatgttttacttttcattatgTTAGCAGAATTCACGCTGTGAAGAGTGGTTAAGGTGtgctgaaaatattgacaaatgttCCACACATGGAAACGTGAGAAAAAAAGAAGGACGGCATAATTTGTGAATTTGTTCCTGGAAAATTTGTGAGAACAAAGGCTATGTGTGAATTCATGATGTAGGATTTACATGCTACTCGTATATTGGATTAATGTGTCATTTATGTGGATACAATACAACTAAATGTATGTACACGTGTTATTAGAATTTAACATGGTATCGTTTTGCAATGGATCGTTCTGATTCTTACAAGGATTACATGAAATGTTCTCTACCACGGCATCTCCATGATTGGCAGCACTTCCATCTGCACTTGCCTATTATCGACACTAATAAtcacaaatatgttttcaaacatcaatatttcatgtaaagacacatgaataatatatatttcaacattaatttatttgtcaGTTTAGAAATGTTTACTTCTCGGGGCCGGTTTGGGTCAAATATCAGAAGCCGGTTCGGGGGTAATTCCTGATTTGATAAGAAACAGTTCTTTATCAAATACTGAATACATCATTTTTGTTACAGTCATTTGAAACTGCTACCCACAGTAGTATTGTATCGAATTAGTGGCAAGAAATTTTATTGTTCCCTTATGTAAAGTAATTACTAAATCTTGTGGTCCAATAATCTACATCATTCCACTGTTTCTCAGAACCCGCAGATCCCCTGGAAATTAGTAATAGTAAACCCCGGTGTTCTATTAAAGTAATACAGTGATGCAATAATGTAGTGGTGTTCCGATTAATCGATTtcatcgatgatcatttggtAGTAGTCAcagtggctgactttgtgtgctggcgattaggtgcctgactctaagggtgcgggtttgaatcccggatcggactcaaccaaaagtactagaatttgtactttactaagaaagtgaaatcccaaatgtgacatgTTGGTAGTAAATAGTAATCAAGGAATCAATCATATCTATGATCGATCGTAATTGGTTAATATGTACTTACATTTTTGTGTAATGTAAGCCAGTATGTATTTACACTGTTTTCAATGTGAATTTCACTCGTTTAATTCTTATATCATGACATGTTTATCCATCATGGGTCATGTTAGTCTGTATTTCgaaataaaggcaagtatataagcACATGACAAGGAGATCCCTCACTGGCTCACACAACTGCATGTGACTGGTAACAGTGCCAAGACTGGTAATAGTCTTGTATCATATTGCTTCCTGTTTTACAAACATGATTTGCCTGGAAGTTAGACATTAACCTTATGATCGATCATTAATCAATGATCGATCATTTtgataacccagtgatcaatcgTGAaaattcaaccaattcccaacactccTATAATGTGGTGTTTTTGATTATTGGTCTTTGGCACTGGTTGGTTGACAGTCAGTACTTGTCAGCTATGATCTATTTATTTGCAGGTTGCTAAGGAGGTGAATAACAACCATACCGATGTTCTTTGCAGTAAATTTGATGACAGATTACTGCTGGTTGTCTCTCAGCTTCAGAAGTTTGGTACTATGGTAAGAgttatatactaccgacagaaaataaaggaaccaagaaattgaatgtagatgactttgactgtgacagggtccgttatcgtggcgtatctcccaaacacaacagccaatgacaatggaatttcgcataatgcatgcccagcacgtgctacacgtgcacacagaagttaactcctgtaaatatACTGGAGAAGTCACagtcactaatgcaatagagattgacacttgctgacagaaatgcctccgaggcagtatctcggtgaagcaacaaaatggagaattgtgggaaTGATAGAgtggggggacatcattatgtgaagttgcccggcagatgggtaaatcaaaaagtgtaatttcacgcctgtgggataagtaccgtcaaaagggtggggttgcaacgagacctgggcgtggtagaccaaaatcaacgacaccacgacaggatcgtctcattacgttaattgctctacgcgataggttcaaatcggcccctgccatcaatagagaattccgcacactcactggaagacgcatttcaacctcaaccgttaaaaaccgactctatcaagctcatCTGAAAGCGAGACGGCCTtgtaagggtgtcaccctttcagctcaccataagcgccaaagattggcatgggctaggcagcatcagggatgggctatgcgccactggcgttacaccatgttctctgatgagtcaaggttttgcctacgattcacagatggcagaaaacgttggcgtcggagcggggagcgatatgccagagcagcaattcttgaccatgatcgatatggaggtggtactgtcatggtgtggggtgggattagatcagatttggtcatcattaacggagccatgactggtcagcgatatgttgaccaaatattgcgtcctgttgtggctccattggctagagttatcggccgaaattttgtattccaagatgaaaatgccagaccacatcgggcctgaattgtctccgcttatctccgacaagaaggtatccagacattggactggccctctaagtcccgaGACCTGTCCCCAGTTGAatatctctgggacgttcttggtcgaagggtgtacgccagggacccaggacccgccaacctggcccagcttggtgcagctctccaagaggaatggcgg
Above is a genomic segment from Haliotis asinina isolate JCU_RB_2024 chromosome 7, JCU_Hal_asi_v2, whole genome shotgun sequence containing:
- the LOC137290428 gene encoding transmembrane protein 14C-like yields the protein MAIDIISFAYAATIAAGGILGYVKAGSVPSLAMGVACGAVMGVGAYQTTNDPKNVSLSLATSALLTGVMGYRFISSGKFMPAGMVASLSLLMLMRYGYRLAQ